In Haemorhous mexicanus isolate bHaeMex1 chromosome 6, bHaeMex1.pri, whole genome shotgun sequence, a single window of DNA contains:
- the ARHGAP11A gene encoding rho GTPase-activating protein 11A isoform X5, giving the protein MADRTIAALRYFFNFLRTVSLSLFLLRSNENRMDSSNLAVIFAPNLLHSNENEKMSTSTEKKIRLQAAVVETLIDHAAEIGQVPEFILEKIPSMLGVDVFQSTPSLWGHEDSENESPSECKRRRHRSVGDIVSGALNKFKSNRTPSTTPQQDRSVLSSVTPVVLTPSTKRKLPTDCSQGLSSKKRRSFKHNFAFEFLPTSIFNSSTPASVQFEASPCVCLESSQTSLSPSTMGENHVSSTGNRRSKRLASKKLYRAESGKTGCFSPKISRKEMVRRSLRLKFGLGKSNREMNIVSGCAAGNRAENIGRRLASQQGLESRTECARRDVLFSPYVNEKFPKKGSRNVSKSEENLLTPKCHNKEVHRMSWNSPALTDSQVISKNEQILPGHSEMGASSSEPVLVFGKPPVIPDEFKSATVSKQDNNLELVLCEDESNSTTETLLKVKQAFSTSGSILHNFIGDKKSSLSVVASEILNETLCPSGLSSAKELLVEEVSENLANVKSRELLHQFNPSSAADKQQSKEEEIDILEKRNFKTSIEIELQVPKPDIKKVKELPMLQVLAKEDKFTVETSSTKDDLHKSDFSGGKEEMELMHSQTAENYMVKCCNLEEGTAKPSLAGQLPTSQLPKSQNEMSNQYLKAENSDKVLTKTSTVSDHGKVSDHIQWFNQLSLNDPNSASKMKPPLKFQRTPVRQSVRRINSLSEANRQSVSSQMVKSSGIGSPLVKSLSYDSALFPCTEKPSKNSMLLPRRSESTRDQFSVARKQPDLASKSCYRPLNPSDKPDVSVRTVEIHEQKATVHPSKSVLEDLTNHEMVKSSLKVNANISVPGKSAPEKSVIARSASGKERVRYRGSPKNPISEVKLLPTAKPVDL; this is encoded by the exons ccttttcttgTTAAGATCCAACGAAAACAGAATGGATAGCAGTAATCTGGCAGTGATTTTTGCTCCTAACCTCTTGCACTcgaatgaaaatgaaaagatgTCCActagtacagaaaaaaaaattcgcTTGCAAGCTGCTGTTGTGGAAACACTTATTGACCATGCGGCAGAAATCG GACAAGTACCAGAATTTATCTTGGAAAAGATTCCTTCAATGTTGGGTGTTGATGTCTTTCAATCCACTCCCTCACTGTGGGGCCACGAAGACAGTGAAAATGAATCTCCCAGTGAATGTAAGAGGAGGAGGCACCGAAGTGTTGGGG ATATTGTTAGTGGAGcattgaataaatttaaatctaACAGAACACCCTCCACTACACCTCAACAAGACAGAAGCG TCCTTTCATCAGTGACTCCGGTGGTTCTTACTCCAAGTACCAAGCGGAAACTTCCAACTGATTGCTCTCAGGGCTTGTCCAGCAAGAAGAGACGCTCTTTTAAGCACAATTTTGCCTTTGAGTTTTTACCAACTAGCATATTTAATAGCTCAACACCAGCATCAG TTCAATTTGAAGCAAGTCCTTGTGTGTGTCTTGAGTCTTCACAAACCTCACTATCTCCTTCAACCATGGGTGAAAATCACGTGTCCAGTACGGGGAATAGAAGAAGTAAAAGACTTGCAAGCAAAAAACTATACAG GGCTGAATCAGGAAAGACGGGTTGTTTTTCTCCAAAGATAAGCCGAAAAGAAATGGTTCGTAGGTCTTTACGCTTGAAATTTGGTTTGGGGAAAAGCAACAGAGAAATG AATATTGTATCAGGATGTGCAGCTGGCAATAGAGCAGAAAATATTGGAAGGCGTCTTGCAAGTCAGCAAGGTTTGGAAAGCAGAACTGAATGTGCAAGAAGAGATGTACTCTTCAGCCCATATGTCAATGAAAAATTCCCTAAGAAAG GTTCAAGGAATGTAAGCAAGTCAGAAGAAAACTTGCTAACTCCAAAATGTCACAATAAAGAAGTTCACCGAATGTCATGGAATAGTCCTGCTCTTACAGATTCTCAGGTGATCAGCAAGAATGAGCAAATTCTGCCTGGACACTCTGAAATGGGAGCCAGCTCTTCAGAACCTGTTTTGGTATTTGGAAAGCCTCCAGTTATTCCAGATGAATTCAAATCTGCAACTGTAAGCAAACAAGACAACAACTTGGAACTTGTGCTGTGTGAAGATGAAAGTAATTCAACTACAGAAACATTACTGAAAGTTAAGCAAGCCTTCTCCACATCTGGAAGTATTCTTCACAATTTCATAGGTGATAAGAAATCATCCCTCTCAGTTGTAGCAAGTGAAATATTAAATGAAACTCTGTGTCCTTCAGGGCTCAGTTCAGCAAAAGAATTGTTAGTGGAAGAAGTTTCTGAAAATCTAGCAAATGTAAAATCCAGAGAGCTGTTGCACCAATTTAATCCATCTTCTGCTGCTGATAAACAGCAAtcaaaagaagaggaaattgaCATTTTGGAGAAAAGAAACTTCAAAACTTCTATTGAGATTGAACTTCAGGTCCCAAAACCAGatataaaaaaagtaaaagaactTCCTATGCTTCAGGTACTAGCCAAGGAAGATAAGTTTACTGTTGAGACCAGTTCAACAAAAGATGACTTACATAAATCAGATTTCtctggaggaaaagaggaaatggaATTAATGCACtcacaaacagctgaaaactATATGGTAAAGTGCTGTAATTTGGAAGAGGGTACTGCTAAACCTTCTTTGGCAGGACAGCTGCCTACTTCGCAGTTGCCTAAATCACAAAATGAAATGAGCAACCAATACTTGAAAGCTGAAAATTCGGATAAAGTTTTAACTAAAACGTCGACTGTTTCTGACCATGGGAAGGTTTCTGACCACATACAGTGGTTCAACCAGCTTTCATTAAATGATCCAAATTCTGCAAGCAAGATGAAACCACCCCTGAAGTTTCAACGTACTCCAGTTAGACAGTCTGTAAGAAGAATTAATTCCCTTTCAGAGGCTAACAGACAATCTGTAAGCTCTCAGATGGTTAAATCAAGTGGTATTGGTTCACCACTTGTTAAATCTTTGAGCTATGATTCTGCCCTGTTCCCCTGCACAGAAAAGCCCTCAAAGAATTCCATGCTTTTGCCACGCAGGAGTGAAAGCACACGTGACCAATTTTCTGTAGCTCGTAAGCAGCCTGATTTAGCATCCAAATCATGTTACAGGCCATTAAATCCATCAGACAAGCCTGATGTTTCTGTCAGAACTGTTGAAATCCATGAACAAAAAGCAACTGTTCATCCATCAAAGTCCGTTCTAGAAGATCTAACCAATCATGAAATGGTTAAATCCAGTTTGAAAGTTAATGCAAATATAAGTGTTCCAGGTAAAAGTGCCCCTGAAAAGTCTGTTATTGCAAGAAGtgcttcaggaaaagaaagagttcGTTATAGAGGCTCTCCAAAGAATCCAATATCTGAAGTAAAACTGCTACCAACTGCAAAGCCAGTAGACTTATAA